In Bombyx mori chromosome 11, ASM3026992v2, one genomic interval encodes:
- the LOC101740082 gene encoding sericin 1 isoform X16: protein MRFVLCCTLIALAALSVKAFGHHQTGEEEELFDVVSYQKIEDGKPVIIMKVIPVGPRPLSIWTGPGRDIPFFRRKYSGARSVPKPIPIPIQSKGSTERPQPTGHRSAEESSSSSSRAASSTDASSNTDSNSNSAGSSTSGGSSTYGYSSNSRDGSVSTTGSSSNTDSNSNSVGSRKSGGSSSHEDSSKSRDENVSTTGSSSNTDSNSNSAGSSTSGGSSTYGYSSNSRDGSVSSTGSSSNTDSNSNSAGSSTSGGSSTYGYSSNSRDGSVSSTGSSSNTDSNSNSVGSRKSGGSSSHEDSSKSRDETVSTTDSSSNTDSNSNSVETRKSGGSSSHEDSSKSRDENVSTTGSSSNTDSNSNSAGSSTSGGSSTYGYSSNSRDGSVSSTGSSSNTDSNSNSAGSSTSGGSSTYGYSSNSHDGSVSSTGSSSNTDSNSNSVGSRKSGGSSSHEDSSKSRDENVSTTGSSSNTDSNSNSAGSSTSGGSSTYGYSSNSRDGSVSSTGSSSYTDSNSNSAGSSTSGGSSTYGYSSNSHDGSVSSTGSSSNTDSNSNSVGSRKSGGSSSHEDSSKSRDENVSTTGSSSNTDSNSNSAGSSTSGGSSTYGYSSNSRDGSVSSTGSSSNTDSNSNSAGSSTSGGSSTYGYSSNSHDGSVSSTGSSSNTDSNSNSVESKKSGGSSSHEDSSKSRDGSVSSTGSSSNTDSNSNSAGSSTSGGSSTYGYSSNSRDGSVSSTGSSSNTDSNSNSAGSSTSGGSSTYGYSSNSHDGSVSSTGSSSNTDSISNSVGSRKSGGSSSHEDSSKSRDENVSTTGSSSNTDSNSNSAGSSTSGGSSTYGYSSNSRDGSVSSTGSSSYTDSNSNSAGSSTSGGSSTYGYSSNSHDGSVSSTGSSSNTDSNSNSVGSRKSGGSSSHEDSSKSRDENVSTTGSSSNTDSNSNSAGSSTSGGSSTYGYSSNSRDGSVSSTGSSSYTDSNSNSAGSSTSGGSSTYGYSSNSRDGSVSSTGSSSNTDSNSNSVGSRKSGGSSSHEDSSKSRDENVSTTGSSSNTDSNSNSAGSSTSGGSSTYGYSSNSRDGSVSSTGSSSNTDSNSNSAGSSTSGGSSTYGYSSNSRDGSVSSTGSSSYTDSNSNSAGSSTSGGSSTYGYSSNSRDESVSSTGSSSNTDSNSNSVGSRKSGGSSSHEDSSKSRDENVSTTGSSSNTDSNSNSAGSSTSGGSSTYGYSSNSRDGSVSSTGSSSNTDSNSNSAGSSTSGGSSTYGYSSNSHDGSVSSTGSSSNTDSNSNSVGSRKSGGSSSHEDSSKSRDGSVSSTGSSSNTDSNSNSAGSSTSGGSSTYGYSSNSRDGSVSSTGSSSYTDSNSNSAGSSTSGGSSTYGYSSNSHDGSVSSTGSSSNTDSNSNSVGSRKSDGSSSHEDSSKSRDENVSTTDSSSNTDSNSNSAGSSTSGGSSTYGYSSNSRDGSVSSTGSSSNTDSNSNSAGSSTSGGSSTYGYSSNSRDGSVSSTGSSSNTDSNSNSAGSSTSGGSSNYGYSSNSRDGGVSSTGSSSYTDSNSNSAGSSTSGGSSTYGYSSNSHDGSVSSTGSSSNTDSNSNSVGSRKSGGSSSHEDSSKSRDENVSTTGSSSNTDSNSNSAGSSTSGGSSTYGYSSNSRDGSVSSTGSSSNTDSNSNSAGSSTSGGSSTYGYSSNSRDGSVSSTGSSSYTDSNSNSAGSSTSGGSSTYGYSSNSRDESVSSTGSSSNTDSNSNSVGSRKSGGSSSHEDSSKSRDENVSTTGSSSNTDSNSNSAGSRTSGGSSTYGYSYNSRDGSVSSTGSSSNTDSNSNSAGSSTSGGSSTYGYSSNSRDESVSSTGSSSNTDSNSNSVGSRKSDGSSSHEDSSKSRDESVSTTGSSSNTDSNSSSAGSSTSGGSSTYGYSSNSGDGSVSSTGSSSNTESNSNSEGSRTSGGSSTYGYSSNSRDGSVSSTGSSSNTDSNSNSAGSSTSGGSSTYGYSSNSRDESVSSTGSSSNTDSNSNSVGSRKSDGSSSHEDSSKSRDENVSTTGSSSNTDSNSSSAGSSTSGGSSTYGYSSNSGDGSVSSTGSSSNTDSNSNSAGSSTSGGSSTYGYSSNSRDGSVSSTGSSSNTDSNSNSAGSSTSGGSSTYGYSSNSRDGSVSSTGSSSNTDSNSNSAGSSTSGSSNTHGASHGLASSGGSIASATSTPDILTIALSEDSSEVDIDLGNLGWWWNSDNKAQRAAGGATKSEASSSTQATTVSGADDSADSYTWWWNPRRSSSSSSSASSSSSGSNVGGSSQSSGSSTSGSNARGHLGTVSSTGSTSNTDSSSKSAGSRTSGGSSTYGYSSSHRGGSVSSTGSSSNTDSSTKNAGSSTSGGSSTYGYSSSHRGGSVSSTGSSSNTDSSTKNAGSSTSGGSSTYGYSSSHRGGSVSSTGSSSNTDSSTKSAGSSTSGGSSTYGYSSRHRGGRVSSTGSSSTTDASSNSVGSSTSGGSSTYGYSSNSRDGSVSSTGSSSNTDSNSNSAGSSTSGGSSTYGYSSNSRDGSVSSTGSSSNTDSNSNSAGSSTSGGSSTYGYSSNSRDGSVSSTGSSSNTDASTDLTGSSTSGGSSTYGYSSDSRDGSVSSTGSSSNTDASTDLAGSSTSGGSSTYGYSSDCGDGSVSSTGSSSNTDASTDLAGSSTSGGSSTYGYSSDSRDGSVSSTGSSSNTDASTDLAGSSTSGGSSTYGYSSNSRDGSVSSTGSSSNTDASTDLTGSSTSGGSSTYGYSSSNRDGSVLATGSSSNTDASTTEESTTSAGSSTEGYSSSSHDGSVTSTDGSSTSGGASSSSASTAKSDAASSEDGFWWWNRRKSGSGHKSATVQSSTTDKTSTDSASSTDSTSSTSGASTTTSGSSSTSGGSSTSDASSTSSSVSRSHRSGVNRLLHKPGQGKICLCFENIFDIPYHLRKNIGV from the exons AAACAGGCGAAGAAGAGGAATTGTTCGATGTTGTATCTTACCAGAAAATTGAAGATGGCAAGCCTGTAATCATAATGAAAGTTATACCAGTCG GTCCACGTCCACTCTCCATATGGACCGGTCCAGGCCGTGATATACCCTTCTTCAGAAGAAAATACTCAGGCGCTCGCTCTGTTCCTAagccaataccaataccaattcAATCAAAAGGTTCAACGGAACGACCACAGCCTACAGGGCACCGTTCAG CAGAAGAATCCTCATCCTCGAGCTCTAGGGCTGCTTCATCAACCGACGCTTCTAGCAACACTGATTCAAACTCAAACAGCGCGGGATCCAGTACATCCGGCGGTAGCAGCACTTATGGATACAGTTCCAACAGTCGTGATGGAAGTGTATCGACCACCGGCAGTTCCAGTAACACTGATTCGAATTCAAACAGCGTAGGATCCAGGAAATCCGGCGGTAGCAGCTCTCATGAAGACAGTTCCAAGAGTCGTGATGAAAATGTATCGACCACCGGCAGTTCCAGTAACACCGATTCAAACTCAAACAGCGCAGGATCCAGTACATCTGGCGGTAGCAGCACTTATGGATACAGTTCCAACAGTCGTGATGGAAGTGTATCATCCACCGGCAGTTCCAGTAACACCGATTCAAACTCAAACAGCGCAGGATCCAGTACTTCTGGCGGTAGCAGCACTTATGGATACAGCTCCAACAGTCGTGATGGAAGTGTATCATCCACCGGCAGTTCCAGTAACACTGATTCAAACTCAAACAGCGTAGGATCCAGGAAATCCGGCGGTAGCAGCTCTCATGAAGACAGTTCCAAGAGTCGTGATGAAACTGTATCGACCACCGACAGTTCCAGTAACACTGATTCAAATTCAAACAGCGTAGAAACCAGGAAATCCGGCGGTAGCAGCTCTCATGAAGACAGTTCCAAGAGTCGTGATGAAAATGTATCGACCACCGGCAGTTCCAGTAACACTGATTCAAACTCAAACAGCGCAGGATCCAGTACATCTGGCGGTAGCAGCACTTATGGATACAGCTCCAACAGTCGTGATGGAAGTGTATCATCCACCGGCAGTTCTAGTAACACTGATTCAAACTCAAACAGCGCCGGATCCAGTACATCGGGCGGTAGCAGCACTTATGGATACAGTTCCAACAGTCATGATGGAAGTGTATCATCTACCGGCAGTTCCAGTAACACTGATTCGAATTCAAACAGCGTAGGATCCAGGAAATCCGGCGGTAGCAGCTCTCATGAAGACAGTTCCAAGAGTCGTGATGAAAATGTATCGACCACCGGCAGTTCCAGTAACACTGATTCAAACTCAAACAGCGCAGGATCCAGTACATCTGGCGGTAGCAGCACTTATGGATACAGCTCCAACAGTCGTGATGGAAGTGTATCATCCACCGGCAGTTCCAGTTACACTGATTCAAACTCAAACAGCGCCGGATCCAGTACATCGGGCGGTAGCAGCACTTATGGATACAGTTCCAACAGTCATGATGGAAGTGTATCATCTACCGGCAGTTCCAGTAACACTGATTCGAATTCAAACAGCGTAGGATCCAGGAAATCCGGCGGTAGCAGCTCTCATGAAGACAGTTCCAAGAGTCGTGATGAAAATGTATCGACCACCGGCAGTTCCAGTAACACCGATTCAAACTCAAACAGCGCAGGATCCAGTACATCTGGCGGTAGCAGCACTTATGGATACAGCTCCAACAGTCGTGATGGAAGTGTATCATCCACCGGCAGTTCCAGTAACACTGATTCAAACTCAAACAGCGCCGGATCCAGTACATCGGGCGGTAGCAGCACTTATGGATACAGTTCCAACAGTCATGATGGAAGTGTATCATCTACCGGCAGTTCCAGTAACACTGATTCGAATTCAAACAGCGTAGAATCCAAGAAATCCGGCGGTAGCAGCTCTCATGAAGACAGTTCCAAGAGTCGTGATGGAAGTGTATCATCCACCGGCAGTTCCAGTAACACTGATTCAAACTCAAACAGTGCAGGATCCAGTACATCTGGCGGTAGCAGCACTTATGGATACAGCTCCAACAGTCGTGATGGAAGTGTATCATCCACCGGCAGTTCCAGTAACACTGATTCAAACTCAAACAGCGCCGGATCCAGTACATCGGGCGGTAGCAGCACTTATGGATACAGTTCCAACAGTCATGATGGAAGTGTATCATCTACCGGCAGTTCCAGTAACACTGATTCGATTTCAAACAGCGTAGGATCCAGGAAATCTGGCGGTAGCAGCTCTCATGAAGACAGTTCCAAGAGTCGTGATGAAAATGTATCGACCACCGGCAGTTCCAGTAACACCGATTCAAACTCAAACAGCGCAGGATCCAGTACATCTGGCGGTAGCAGCACTTATGGATACAGCTCCAACAGTCGTGATGGAAGTGTATCATCCACCGGCAGTTCCAGTTACACTGATTCAAACTCAAACAGCGCCGGATCCAGTACATCGGGCGGTAGCAGCACTTATGGATACAGTTCCAACAGTCATGATGGAAGTGTATCATCTACCGGCAGTTCTAGTAACACTGATTCGAATTCAAACAGCGTAGGATCCAGGAAATCCGGCGGTAGCAGCTCTCATGAAGACAGTTCCAAGAGTCGTGATGAAAATGTATCGACCACCGGCAGTTCCAGTAACACCGATTCAAACTCAAACAGCGCAGGATCCAGTACATCTGGCGGTAGCAGCACTTATGGATACAGCTCCAACAGTCGTGATGGAAGTGTATCATCCACCGGCAGTTCCAGTTACACTGATTCAAACTCAAACAGCGCCGGATCCAGTACATCGGGCGGTAGCAGCACTTATGGATACAGTTCCAACAGTCGTGATGGAAGTGTATCATCCACCGGCAGTTCCAGTAACACTGATTCGAATTCAAACAGCGTAGGATCCAGGAAATCCGGCGGTAGCAGCTCTCATGAAGACAGTTCCAAGAGTCGTGATGAAAATGTATCGACCACCGGCAGTTCCAGTAACACTGATTCAAACTCAAACAGCGCAGGATCCAGTACATCTGGCGGTAGCAGCACTTATGGATACAGTTCCAATAGTCGTGATGGAAGTGTATCATCCACCGGCAGTTCCAGTAACACTGATTCAAACTCAAACAGCGCGGGATCCAGTACATCCGGTGGTAGCAGCACTTATGGATACAGTTCCAACAGTCGTGATGGAAGTGTATCATCCACCGGCAGTTCCAGTTACACTGATTCAAACTCAAACAGCGCAGGATCCAGTACATCTGGTGGTAGCAGCACTTATGGATACAGTTCCAACAGTCGTGATGAAAGTGTATCATCCACCGGCAGTTCCAGTAACACTGATTCGAATTCAAACAGCGTAGGATCCAGGAAATCCGGCGGTAGCAGCTCTCATGAAGACAGTTCCAAGAGTCGTGATGAAAATGTATCGACCACCGGCAGTTCCAGTAACACCGATTCAAACTCAAACAGCGCAGGATCCAGTACATCTGGCGGTAGCAGCACTTATGGATACAGCTCCAACAGTCGTGATGGAAGCGTATCATCCACCGGCAGTTCCAGTAACACTGATTCAAACTCAAACAGCGCCGGATCCAGTACATCGGGCGGTAGCAGCACTTATGGATACAGTTCCAACAGTCATGATGGAAGTGTATCATCTACCGGCAGTTCCAGTAACACTGATTCGAATTCAAACAGCGTAGGTTCCAGGAAATCCGGCGGTAGCAGCTCTCATGAAGACAGTTCCAAGAGTCGTGATGGAAGTGTATCATCCACTGGCAGTTCCAGTAACACTGATTCAAACTCAAACAGCGCAGGATCCAGTACATCTGGCGGTAGCAGCACTTATGGATACAGCTCCAACAGTCGTGATGGAAGTGTATCATCCACCGGCAGTTCCAGTTACACTGATTCAAACTCAAACAGCGCAGGATCCAGTACATCGGGCGGTAGCAGCACTTATGGATACAGTTCCAACAGTCATGATGGAAGTGTATCATCTACCGGCAGTTCCAGTAACACTGATTCGAATTCAAACAGCGTAGGATCTAGGAAATCCGACGGTAGCAGCTCTCATGAAGACAGTTCCAAGAGTCGTGATGAAAATGTATCGACCACCGACAGTTCCAGTAACACCGATTCAAACTCAAACAGTGCAGGATCCAGTACATCCGGTGGTAGCAGCACTTATGGATACAGCTCCAACAGCCGTGATGGAAGTGTATCATCCACCGGCAGTTCCAGTAACACTGATTCAAACTCAAACAGCGCCGGATCCAGTACATCGGGCGGTAGCAGCACTTATGGATACAGTTCCAACAGTCGTGATGGAAGTGTATCATCCACCGGCAGTTCCAGTAACACTGATTCAAACTCAAACAGCGCGGGATCCAGTACATCCGGTGGTAGCAGCAATTATGGATACAGTTCCAACAGTCGTGATGGAGGTGTATCATCCACCGGCAGTTCCAGTTACACTGATTCAAACTCAAACAGCGCCGGATCCAGTACATCGGGCGGTAGCAGCACTTATGGATACAGTTCCAACAGTCATGATGGAAGTGTATCATCTACCGGCAGTTCCAGTAACACTGATTCGAATTCAAACAGCGTAGGTTCCAGGAAATCCGGCGGTAGCAGCTCTCATGAAGACAGTTCCAAGAGTCGTGATGAAAATGTATCGACCACCGGCAGTTCCAGTAACACTGATTCAAACTCAAACAGCGCAGGATCCAGTACATCTGGCGGTAGCAGCACTTATGGATACAGTTCCAATAGTCGTGATGGAAGTGTATCATCCACCGGCAGTTCCAGTAACACTGATTCAAACTCAAACAGCGCGGGATCCAGTACATCCGGTGGTAGCAGCACTTATGGATACAGTTCCAACAGTCGTGATGGAAGTGTATCATCCACCGGCAGTTCCAGTTACACTGATTCAAACTCAAACAGCGCAGGATCCAGTACATCTGGTGGTAGCAGCACTTATGGATACAGTTCCAACAGTCGTGATGAAAGTGTATCATCCACCGGCAGTTCCAGTAACACTGATTCGAATTCAAACAGCGTAGGATCCAGGAAATCCGGCGGTAGCAGCTCTCATGAAGACAGTTCCAAGAGTCGTGATGAAAATGTATCGACCACCGGCAGTTCCAGTAACACTGATTCAAACTCAAACAGCGCAGGATCCAGAACATCTGGCGGTAGCAGCACTTATggatatagttacaacagtcGTGATGGAAGTGTATCATCCACCGGCAGTTCCAGTAACACTGATTCAAACTCAAACAGCGCAGGATCCAGTACATCTGGTGGTAGCAGCACTTATGGATACAGTTCCAACAGTCGTGATGAAAGTGTATCATCCACCGGCAGTTCCAGTAACACTGATTCGAATTCAAACAGCGTAGGATCCAGGAAATCCGACGGTAGCAGCTCTCATGAAGACAGTTCCAAGAGTCGTGATGAAAGTGTATCGACCACCGGCAGTTCCAGTAACACTGATTCAAACTCAAGCAGCGCAGGATCCAGTACATCCGGTGGTAGCAGCACTTATGGATACAGCTCCAACAGTGGTGATGGAAGTGTATCATCCACCGGCAGTTCCAGTAACACTGAGTCAAACTCAAACAGCGAAGGATCCAGAACATCTGGCGGTAGCAGCACTTATGGATACAGTTCCAACAGTCGTGATGGAAGTGTATCATCCACCGGCAGTTCCAGTAACACTGATTCAAACTCAAACAGCGCAGGATCCAGTACATCTGGTGGTAGCAGCACTTATGGATACAGTTCCAACAGTCGTGATGAAAGTGTATCATCCACCGGCAGTTCCAGTAACACTGATTCGAATTCAAACAGCGTAGGATCCAGGAAATCCGACGGTAGCAGCTCTCATGAAGACAGTTCCAAGAGTCGTGATGAAAATGTATCGACCACCGGCAGTTCCAGTAACACTGATTCAAACTCAAGCAGCGCAGGATCCAGTACATCCGGTGGTAGCAGCACTTATGGATACAGCTCCAACAGTGGTGATGGAAGTGTATCATCCACCGGCAGTTCCAGTAACACTGATTCAAACTCAAACAGCGCAGGATCCAGTACATCTGGCGGTAGCAGCACTTATGGATACAGCTCCAACAGTCGTGATGGAAGTGTATCATCCACCGGCAGTTCCAGTAACACTGATTCAAACTCAAACAGCGCAGGATCCAGTACATCTGGCGGTAGCAGCACTTATGGATACAGCTCCAACAGTCGTGATGGAAGTGTATCATCCACCGGCAGTTCCAGTAACACTGATTCAAACTCAAACAGCGCAGGATCCAGTACATCTGGCAGTAGCAACACTCATGGTGCCAGCCATGGTTTGGCATCATCTGGCGGTAGTATAGCATCAGCAACTAGTACTCCTGACATACTTACCATAG CACTAAGTGAAGACTCTTCCGAGGTGGATATTGATCTTGGCAATTTAGGCTGGTGGTGGAATTCAGACAATAAGGCACAAAGAGCGGCAGGCGGCGCAACAAAGTCTGAAGCTTCATCATCCACTCAAG ctaCTACAGTCAGTGGCGCAGACGACAGTGCTGATTCTTACACCTGGTGGTGGAATCCTAGACGATCAAGCAGCTCCTCTTCATCAGCAAGTTCTAGCAGCTCTGGCTCCAATGTTGGTGGTTCCTCTCAATCCAGCGGTAGCAGCACTTCTGGAAGTAATGCCCGCGGTCATCTAGGAACCGTTTCGTCCACTGGCAGTACCAGTAACACCGATTCAAGCTCAAAAAGTGCAGGATCCCGTACATCCGGCGGTAGCAGCACTTATGGATATAGCTCCAGCCATCGTGGTGGAAGCGTATCATCCACCGGCAGTTCCAGCAACACTGATTCAAGCACAAAGAATGCAGGATCCAGTACATCCGGCGGTAGCAGCACTTATGGATATAGCTCCAGCCATCGTGGTGGAAGCGTATCATCCACCGGCAGTTCCAGCAACACTGATTCAAGCACAAAGAATGCAGGATCCAGTACATCTGGCGGTAGCAGCACTTATGGATATAGCTCTAGCCATCGTGGTGGAAGTGTATCATCCACCGGCAGTTCCAGCAACACTGATTCAAGCACAAAGAGTGCAGGATCCAGTACATCCGGCGGTAGCAGCACTTACGGATATAGCTCCAGGCATCGTGGTGGACGCGTATCATCCACCGGCAGTTCCAGCACAACTGATGCAAGCTCAAACAGCGTAGGATCTAGTACATCCGGCGGTAGCAGCACTTATGGATACAGTTCCAACAGTCGTGATGGAAGTGTATCATCCACCGGCAGTTCCAGTAACACTGATTCAAACTCAAACAGCGCGGGATCCAGTACATCCGGTGGTAGCAGCACTTATGGATACAGTTCCAACAGTCGTGATGGAAGTGTATCATCCACCGGCAGTTCCAGTAACACTGATTCAAACTCAAACAGCGCGGGATCCAGTACATCCGGTGGTAGCAGCACTTATGGATACAGTTCCAACAGTCGTGATGGAAGTGTATCATCCACCGGCAGTTCCAGTAACACTGATGCAAGCACAGACCTTACAGGATCCAGTACATCCGGCGGTAGCAGCACTTATGGATACAGTTCCGACAGTCGTGATGGAAGTGTATCATCCACCGGCAGTTCCAGTAACACTGATGCAAGCACAGACCTGGCAGGATCCAGTACATCTGGCGGTAGCAGCACTTATGGATACAGTTCCGACTGTGGTGATGGAAGTGTATCATCCACCGGCAGTTCCAGTAACACTGATGCAAGCACAGACCTTGCAGGATCCAGTACATCCGGCGGTAGCAGCACTTATGGATACAGTTCCGACAGTCGTGATGGAAGTGTATCATCCACCGGCAGTTCCAGTAACACTGATGCAAGCACAGACCTTGCAGGATCCAGTACATCGGGCGGTAGCAGCACTTATGGATACAGTTCCAACAGTCGTGATGGAAGTGTATCATCCACCGGCAGTTCCAGTAACACTGATGCAAGCACAGACCTTACAGGATCCAGTACATCCGGCGGTAGCAGCACTTATGGATATAGCTCAAGCAATCGTGATGGAAGTGTATTGGCCACTGGCAGTTCCAGTAACACTGATGCAAGCACCACAGAAGAATCCACCACGTCCGCTGGTAGCAGCACTGAAGGATATAGTTCCAGTAGCCATGATGGAAGCGTAACATCCACCGACGGTTCCAGCACAAGTGGAGGAGCTTCTTCCAGCTCAG CGTCAACCGCCAAAAGCGACGCCGCGTCATCTGAAGACGGTTTCTGGTGGTGGAATAGAAGGAAATCAGGATCCGGTCACAAAAGCGCTACCGTACAGTCATCCACAACCGATAAGACGAGCACCGACAGTGCCAGCAGCACCGATTCCACCTCAAGCACGTCCGGGGCAAGCACAACCACTTCAGGCAGTTCTTCTACCTCGGGCGGTTCAAGTACATCGGACGCTTCCTCCACTTCGTCTAGTGTTTCCAGAAGTCATCGTTCAGGCGTGAACAGACTTTTACACAAGCCTGGTCAAGGAAAAATATGCCTTTGCTTCGAAAACATATTCGATATTCCTTACCATCTCCGTAAGAATATCGGTGTTTAA